In the genome of Siniperca chuatsi isolate FFG_IHB_CAS linkage group LG17, ASM2008510v1, whole genome shotgun sequence, one region contains:
- the zdhhc18b gene encoding palmitoyltransferase ZDHHC18-B isoform X3 encodes MKNCEYQQIDPQALPTPTPTPPPHHGNDSDKREEPKRPRRKWEVFPGKNRFYCDGRIIVARQNGVLPLTLGLILVTSGLFFIFDCPFLVKHLTNCIPVIGGGLFVFVVITLLQTSFTDPGILPRATPDEAADIEKQIDNTGNSSYRPPPRTKEVLINQQVVKLKYCFTCKMFRPPRTSHCSLCDNCVERFDHHCPWVGNCVGKRNYRFFYTFIVSLSFLTAFIFGCVTTHLALRAQGGKGLVFALQESPGSAVELVICFFSVWSILGLSGFHTYLVASNLTTNEDIKGSWSGKSGEDVTNPYTHKNIFINCCSVLCGPMPPSLIDRRGFLPMDESSQTVSADINLPTLATKSEINVQEK; translated from the exons ATGAAAAACTGCGAGTATCAGCAAATCGACCCGCAGGCACTTCCGACACCAACCCCGACCCCACCACCTCATCATGGAAACGACAGCGACAAGAGAGAGGAGCCGAAAAGACCGAGGAGAAAGTGGGAAGTTTTCCCCGGAAAGAATCGCTTCTACTGCGATGGACGGATCATAGTGGCCCGACAGAATGGGGTCTTGCCCCTCACTCTCGGCCTTATTCTCGTCACAAGTGGATTATTCTTTATATTTGA CTGCCCCTTCCTGGTCAAACACCTGACCAACTGCATACCTGTTATTGGAGGAggcctctttgtgtttgtggtcATCACCCTGCTCCAGACCAGCTTCACTGACCCTGGCATCCTGCCCAGAGCAACGCCAGATGAGGCTGCAGACATTGAGAAACAAATTG ACAACACTGGAAACTCCAGCTATCGGCCTCCACCGCGCACCAAGGAAGTCCTTATCAACCAGCAGGTGGTGAAGCTCAAGTATTGCTTCACCTGCAAGATGTTCCGGCCTCCGCGCACCTCCCACTGCAGCCTGTGTGACAACTGTGTGG AGCGATTTGACCATCACTGCCCTTGGGTGGGGAACTGTGTGGGAAAACGCAACTACCGTTTCTTCTACACCTTCATCGTGTCGCTCTCCTTCCTCACAGCGTTTATCTTCGGCTGTGTGACCACACATCTAGCCCTGA GGGCTCAAGGTGGAAAAGGCCTGGTGTTTGCTCTGCAAGAGAGTCCAGGCAG TGCAGTGGAGCTGGTGATATGTTTCTTCTCAGTCTGGTCCATCTTGGGCCTCTCAGGCTTCCATACATACCTGGTTGCTTCCAACCTGACCACTAATGAAGAC ATTAAAGGCTCCTGGTCAGGCAAGAGTGGAGAAGATGTCACCAACCCATACACGCATAAAAACATCTTTATCAATTGTTGTTCTGTGCTCTGTGGACCCATGCCACCCAG cTTGATCGACAGACGAGGTTTCCTGCCCATGGATGAATCTTCCCAGACAGTTAGCGCGGACATCAACCTGCCCACTCTGGCCACTAAAAGCGAGATAAACGTG
- the kdf1b gene encoding keratinocyte differentiation factor 1, translating into MSAGSAGSPRHSPGPGSYRHGPSWSSSQRSSCEKRCVDPVEDGLPTPEPKTVHKAQLKDANGKESETIGFIPGSADPPSAAQTCSPCASPRSCRTFMCSVLTCGLYRVCQRSILAPCLAPNESSPDEPEQVSLRAVNPGDDKEEDATDWLGDVRIAGVKVDSPREYLDVETKSPSYVPPPGGQTQPSHPSLHESMRFDDWEDGEENVDSLITKKLLELYSEYQIEELARCTSDSVFLKKSKAINQLINSLAEEHKMDEQEAECRLVRGIIRISTRKSTKRRPPISRRERTLSDSGNETMRESHSFSFSNNNDYKSNPNIQISELTASDMFARKMWRNNGGHTSSSPTAYSHTETNSSGVPLIHSSVRT; encoded by the exons ATGTCTGCCGGCAGCGCTGGTAGTCCGAGACACAGCCCAGGGCCTGGCAGCTACAGGCATGGACCCAGCTGGAGCAGCAGCCAGAGGTCGTCCTGTGAGAAGCGCTGTGTTGACCCAGTGGAAGACGGGCTCCCGACCCCAGAGCCAAAGACAGTCCACAAAGCGCAACTGAAAGATGCTAATGGAAAGGAGTCTGAGACCATTGGCTTCATTCCTGGCTCAGCTGACCCTCCCTCTGCGGCACAGACCTGCAGTCCTTGTGCTTCTCCTAGGAGTTGTAGGACCTTTATGTGCAGCGTGCTCACCTGCGGCTTGTATAGGGTCTGCCAGCGTTCCATCCTCGCTCCGTGCCTAGCGCCAAACGAGAGCTCCCCAGATGAACCAGAGCAGGTGAGCCTCCGAGCTGTGAACCCAGGAGACGACAAAGAAGAGGACGCAACCGACTGGCTAGGGGACGTCCGCATCGCTGGAGTCAAAGTTGACAGTCCAAGAGAGTATTTAGATGTTGAAACCAAATCTCCATCATACGTGCCTCCGCCTGGTGGTCAAACACAGCCCAGCCATCCGTCCCTGCATGAGTCTATGAGGTTTGATGACTGGGAGGATGGCGAGGAGAACGTGGACTCTCTGATTACTAAGAAGCTGCTGGAGCTCTACTCTGAATATCAGATCGAAGAGTTGGCCAGGTGCACGTCAGACTCTGTGTTTCTGAAGAAGAGCAAGGCCATCAACCAGCTCATCAACTCACTGGCAGAGGAGCACAAAATGGATGAGCAGGAGGCCGAGTGTCGACTGGTGCGTGGCATCATCCGCATCAGCACTCGGAAGAGTACGAAGAGGAGGCCGCCCATCTCCAGGAGGGAGAGGACGCTGTCGGACAGCGGGAACGAGACAATGAGGGAGAGTCATTCCTTTTCATTCAGCAACAACA ATGACTACAAATCAAATCCAAACATCCAGATATCTGAGCTGACCGCCTCTGACATGTTTGCCAGAAAGATGTGGAGGAACAATGGAG